In Rutidosis leptorrhynchoides isolate AG116_Rl617_1_P2 chromosome 6, CSIRO_AGI_Rlap_v1, whole genome shotgun sequence, the DNA window GGTTTATTAAATGTGGTCTCAAGATAGGTATCAAAATCAAAAGTGTATATTAAAGTTGACACGTTGATGCCGTATTGGGTCCCTAGTGATGAAATTCAAACGTAAACCAAATCATGACTTGTTTCCTCCTCGCAAATTAATGAATTCAAGAGTTAGTATTTTATGTAAGAAGCTAAAAGAAGAAACTAACATGGAAACCTTTCATGGCAACTGGTAGAGGATATAACAACCTTACCCACCAtaaaatcatcaaattttttaAAGGTCAAACTTGAAACAAAAAAGTCAATACCATCTGTCACTTGACACTTGTCACCAATATCCAGTCACACTTTACCTTCACACCGTTACATCCCCATCGAGTCACTTTATCTCCATAATTTTCAACTTTTCACCCCTTAACAAACAAATAGGGCGGTTCCAAATATTGACTTATAACTATTGCAACATAGGTTGTCCtcaacatctatatatatatacatcacaaGTCATCTTCTCTTATGGACCTACAACTTGCACTTTACATTACCTTAATCATATAACTCTTTATTATTCTCTTGTACTTTTTACTTTACCCATTAAGGATCATCTATCTAAAgactatttgaaaaaaaaaaaaaaagaaaaagaaatgggaAGATCACCATGTTGTGATAAAGATGGACTCAAGAAAGGACCATGGACACAAGAAGAAGATATTAAACTTTTGGAATATATTCAACTTCATGGACCAGGAAATTGGCGAACGCTCCCAAAGAACGCTGGTAATTAAGCTAGTGTGTGCATATGTATATATGATTTTATGGATCTTTGATTTGTTATTTAATTTGATGATCGACGTATTTAGTTTTGTTTTGGAAAATGAAGAGACTCGATTATTTGTCTATACAGGACTTCAGCGATGTGGAAAAAGTTGTCGTCTTAGGTGGACTAACTACTTGAGGCCTGATATCAAGAGAGGTAGATTCTCttttgaagaagaagaaagcaTCATTCAACTCCACAGTGTTATGGGAAATAAGTAAGTCCTTTTTTGCATATCTATGTTTAGATCATGATTTGCTGAAATAGATTCTATTGATTTGGAACTAGTTTTGTTTGTAATACTTGATGATCTTAAAAAACTTTGGCGATTTTTGATCATAAAATCATGAAAATTTAAGCTTGATTAATGGGTACTACTATACATACGTTTATAGAAGTAGTATTTTATATTAATTTGGATTTTGCCTGTTGTTAATACGTTTTGAATAGTTGCATATTCATGTAACCACCACCGCTAAATTAATAAGTAACCACTATGCACAATTGTTTAAATCGCGTTAATAATAGCCCTTAGGCTGTTGTTAGCAAAATCCAATTAGGATTATGAAATACTATTGGAATGATTTCTTCCTTTGATTAGCGTATTTCTTGTCACGAGAAAAAAAAAAATGCAAAGAGCAAATACCATTTGAAATTTATTTAAACCTAGTATTTCTTTAGCTTTGTATGTAGTTATACATTCTTACCTAAAACTTTGGTTAATCACATACATAGGTGGTCAGCAATCGCAGCTCGGTTACCTGGAAGAACCGACAATGAAATCAAGAACTACTGGAACACTCACATTCGAAAAAGGCTAATCAGAAATGGAATTGATCCAGTGACTCATACCCCTCGTCTAGATCTTTTAGACCTTTCGTCCTTACTCAACTCAACTCAATTCAATCTCTCAAACCTTTTGAACCTTCAAACACTTGTTAATCCAGATGTTTTAAGGCTTGCAACTCTATTAGCATCCTCTTCAAACCTAGAAAATCATGATCAGTTTTTTTTCAATGATCAAATGAATG includes these proteins:
- the LOC139851827 gene encoding transcription factor MYB41-like, coding for MGRSPCCDKDGLKKGPWTQEEDIKLLEYIQLHGPGNWRTLPKNAGLQRCGKSCRLRWTNYLRPDIKRGRFSFEEEESIIQLHSVMGNKWSAIAARLPGRTDNEIKNYWNTHIRKRLIRNGIDPVTHTPRLDLLDLSSLLNSTQFNLSNLLNLQTLVNPDVLRLATLLASSSNLENHDQFFFNDQMNAINQTLNQHNLPNCNSIPTSLQSTQLLSQDTQSQYFSPNLVNMNNQIIEEKLMHPCLPDNHQVIFSSQNDQFKTLTSENSSFTSSNIENKFNPTSQNFNMDSVLSTPMSSPTPINSSATLVNSSSTEDDRETYCSNLFKFEIPESFEFDDFM